Proteins encoded in a region of the Tachyglossus aculeatus isolate mTacAcu1 chromosome 12 unlocalized genomic scaffold, mTacAcu1.pri SUPER_6_unloc_3, whole genome shotgun sequence genome:
- the LOC119921552 gene encoding olfactory receptor 2H2-like, with the protein MTRMMQNDNSGENFIMVGFSAQPQLEKIFFVVVLIFYLLTLVGNTVIILVTPLVLRLHTPMYFFLSHLSLVYLCFTTSILPQLLRNLRDPSKTITVVDCGVRLYVSLALGSMECVLLTVMVLDHHAAICQPPHYTTVIHPRLCRVLMGLARLCGVGDTVIQATAIFCLPHCGHQRLPHFLYEMPAMLKLAWSIAWAALKITSPRVWREALGACGTHLLVVTLFYGSTTVVYI; encoded by the exons ATGACGAGGATGATGCAGAATGACAATTCTGGGGAGAACTTTATCATGGTGGGTTTCTCTGCTCAACCCCAGTTAGAGAAGATCTTCTTTGTGGTAGTCTTGATATTCTACCTCCTAACCCTGGTGGGCAACACCGTTATCATTTTGGTGACCCCACTGGTTCTCCGTCTCcatacacccatgtacttctttctgtcTCACCTGTCCCTCGTGTACCTCTGTTTCACCACTAGCATCTTGCCCCAGCTTCTGCGGAACCTCCGGGATCCCTCCAAGACCATCACCGTGGTCGATTGTGGGGTCCGGCTCTAcgtctccctggccctggggtCGATGGAGTGCGTCCTGCTCACTGTCATGGTCTTGGATCATCATGCTGCCATCTGCCAACCCCCTCACTACACCACTGTCATTCACCCACGGCTCTGCCGGGTCCTGATGGGCTTAGCCCGGctgtgtggggtgggggacacCGTGATTCAGGCCACAGCCATCTTCTGCCTGCCCCACTGTGGACACCAGCggcttccccacttcctctatGAGATGCCCGCCATGCTCAAGCTGGCAT GGTCCATTGCCTGGGCTGCGCTGAAGATCACGTCACCCCGGGTCTGGAGGGAGGCCCTGGGAGCCTGCGGGACCCACCTCCTGGTGGTCACTCTCTTCTATGGGTCCACCACGGTGGTCTACATCTGA